One Lytechinus pictus isolate F3 Inbred chromosome 12, Lp3.0, whole genome shotgun sequence genomic region harbors:
- the LOC129272866 gene encoding uncharacterized protein LOC129272866 yields MHELEYDAVYIFFICKMELSGVFVFGFNGFGQLLLGNGKRILMVPVELECDISRLKRKLTDCNDQEEERASNRRTREKSPSAMRGETDDSWKGARASPSNTRSFNNFDKESVVMHWNATLFSSSGFLIGCLNGEMGKFIDLSEDLHGIASSSPRKFCLHGDNIYLIDDSGDCYVREISTNSAAGTTKVQLMCSGSTVIPQGRGQQVKVEQENKIEDAKNQVSDFQREESIPTRADGCSRDVDETLPSSKAKEQCGFRNLSAGDSHVLATFGPEHQAGRVTKHDDRAYIFHPFTQPIDVQEIACGKEHALLLTSQGLTYSYGTGSRGQLGHGDIGKEDVPKLIEAIACVSMVTVRAGGWHSACISAIGDLYIWGWNESGQLGLTQEGSSHDVMPDKVSFQMVPAILDLPGGVNVLKVSCGSRHTAAVTFDKRLYTWGWGKYGQLGHGDMRSLDTPKMVEFFLQNRLDVLDLTCGDWITAVYTRSSPAQMPR; encoded by the exons ATGCATGAACTCGAATATGATGCGGtgtacattttctttatttgcaaAATGGAACTAAGTGGTGTATTTGTCTTCGGTTTCAATGGTTTTGGTCAACTTTTGCTAGGCAATGGCAAGAGAATCTTGATGGTGCCAGTGGAATTGGAATGTGATATTTCTCGCTTGAAACGGAAGTTGACCGACTGCAATGATCAGGAAGAGGAGCGGGCGAGTAACCGTCGCACACGGGAGAAGTCCCCGTCAGCGATGCGTGGAGAAACTGATGACTCTTGGAAGGGAGCTAGAGCAAGTCCAAGTAACACGAGGTCTTTCAACAACTTTGATAAAGAATCCGTAGTAATGCATTGGAATGCAACACTGTTTTCTTCTTCAG GTTTCTTGATTGGTTGCCTAAATGGAGAGAtgggaaagttcattgacctttcaGAGGATCTTCATGGCATTGCCTCATCCTCACCCAGAAAATTCTGTCTCCATGGAGACAATATCTACCTCATAGATGACTCTGGAGATTGCTATGTGAGAGAAATTTCAACCAATTCTGCAGCAGGGACCACCAAGGTGCAATTGATGTGTTCTGGGTCTACTGTGATTCCACAAGGCAGAGGGCAACAAGTGAAAGTAGAACAGGAGAATAAGATTGAGGATGCAAAAAATCAGGTCTCAGACTTTCAAAGAGAGGAGTCTATCCCAACTCGTGCGGATGGATGTTCCCGAGACGTGGATGAAACCCTTCCAAGTTCCAAGGCCAAAGAACAGTGTGGCTTTAGGAACCTTTCTGCAGGGGACTCGCATGTCCTTGCAACATTTG gtCCAGAACACCAAGCTGGAAGAGTTACAAAACATGATGATAGAGCATATATCTTCCATCCCTTCACACAGCCTATTGATGTCCAGGAGATAGCATGCGGAAAGGAGCATGCTTTACTCCTTACTTCTCAAGGCCTGACGTATTCCTATGGAACAGGAAG cCGAGGTCAGCTTGGACATGGAGACATAGGAAAGGAAGATGTTCCTAAATTAATTGAAGCTATTGCTTGTGTTTCCATGGTTACTGTTAGAGCAGGAGGATGGCATTCAGCTTGCATCAGTG CAATTGGAGATCTGTATATCTGGGGATGGAACGAGTCTGGACAGCTTGGCTTAACACAAGAGGGTAGCAGTCATGATGTGATGCCAGATAAGGTTTCTTTTCAGATGGTTCCTGCCATACTTGACCTCCCAGGAGGGGTCAATGTGCTAAAGGTCAGCTGTGGGTCAAGACACACTGCAGCAGTTACCT TTGATAAAAGACTCTACACTTGGGGATGGGGAAAGTACGGACAACTTGGTCATGGCGATATGAGGTCACTAGACACTCCTAAGATGGTTGAATTCTTTCTTCAGAATAGACTAGATGTTTTAGATCTGACCTGTGGTGATTGGATTACTGCTGTATATACAAGATCATCCCCAGCGCAGATGCCTAGATGA